A region from the Strix uralensis isolate ZFMK-TIS-50842 chromosome 24, bStrUra1, whole genome shotgun sequence genome encodes:
- the CD34 gene encoding hematopoietic progenitor cell antigen CD34, protein MLFLGSLKIMKWRQLFWIAFCVVELSGNTSGSPTNNPTPTAMATGTKDTSSTGAPGTPGTPGTPSSTKLTPETTDVAGSLATNPTSSGLSSEQTSPHPSQAPTQPLGTPSEPNHTSQGVPTTESPATRPSTMAETLGSTPALTSSPATSGHPPISAATTPLQRVRDSPKNITCHNVKEVSDTGAICLQLNESYTCKHFLEMKGSDLWSAICENSTRRVPSPCQIKLAKSEVDRDCLLLILVGERDPAADMLQESHWEKFGIKSVKWGSVRSHQDFSQKTLIALVTSGLMLAFLGLAGYFLMKRRSWSPAGERLAEDPYYTENGSQRNTMLMMSPQEQPELQEKPNLNGGTQENGTGQASSKNSHSARQHSPADTEM, encoded by the exons GCAACACTTCTGGGAGCCCAACAAACAACCCCACACCGACAGCCATGGCCACGGGAACAAAAGACACCAGCAGCACGGGAGCCCCTGGAACCCCCGGAACCCCCGGAACCCCCAGCAGCACCAAGCTGACACCAGAGACAACTG ATGTGGCCGGGTCCCTGGCAACCAACCCCACCTCCTCGGGGCTCAGCAGTGAGCAGACGAGTCCGCATCCCAGCCAAGCCCCCACGCAGCCACTGGGCACTCCCTCGGAACCAAATCACACGAGCCAAGGGGTCCCCACAACCGAGAGCCCAGCAACACGACCCAGCACGATGGCAGAAACCCTGGGGTCCACGCCAGCTCTGACGAGCTCTCCTGCCACCTCGGGGCATCCTCCCATCTCGGCTGCCACCACGCCACTGCAGAGAGTCAGGGACAGCCCGAAG aacaTCACATGCCACAATGTCAAAGAAGTGAGTGACACCGGAGCCATCTGCTTGCAGCTCAACGAGTCCTACACTTGC aaacattttttagaGATGAAGGGATCAGACTTATGGAGCGCAATATGTGAAAACAGCACCCGTCGTGTTCCTTCCCCCTGCCAGATTAAACTGGCCAAGTCTGAGGTGGACCGTGACTGTCTGCTCCTCATCCTCGTCGGTGAGAGAG ATCCTGCTGCAGATATGCTCCAGGAGTCTCACTGGGAAAAG TTTGGAATAAAATCCGTTAAATGGGGGAGCGTGAGGAGCCACCAGGACTTTTCTCAGAAGACCCTGATCGCCTTGGTCACATCTGGACTCATGCTGGCGTTCCTGGGCTTGGCTGGCTACTTCCTGATGAAGCGGCGGAGCTGGAGCCCGGCGGGAGAGAGGCTG GCTGAAGATCCATATTACACGGAAAATGGTAGCCAGAGAAACACGATGTTGATGATGTCCCCCCAAGAGCAACCTGAGCTGCAGGAGAAGCCAAACCTCAACGGTGGGACTCAGGAGAACGGGACTGGCCAAGCATCCTCCAAAAACAGCCACTCAGCCAGGCAGCACAGCCCCGCCGACACCGAGATGTGA